A portion of the Scylla paramamosain isolate STU-SP2022 chromosome 32, ASM3559412v1, whole genome shotgun sequence genome contains these proteins:
- the LOC135089316 gene encoding WD repeat-containing protein 91-like: MSHIQYLDDLVKEYLLFRGFTHTLRTLDNEIKIDKDKGFRVDRLVDQIVSSIQTYDLLGLRELWAHLDRRIFARLPHTLLPCVRKLETSILRLYVVNTIQTNKNEKLTEFFEKMAADLQSQTEWREWFILPYLKGVEENPSFAMYFTRQWQDTLLVSLHNFFAVIFQSLELPTLASYQEEASKIARLQEENEQLRVRLSALTTSDQSSLELLNAPEPPPPPHLMDDFYNIAQEAPSTDNQGKFIKNILFGFGAGLPTSPILGRRGATATTTIPAATAPQQASPSTTQAPAGTQVSSHSALRRTSTQVPAEEKKRTRSSSVAGTSSNRNSVPEHVPVKRLVQATSVAGGRSSRSPTKARPQEELSVSSKLDVTSDKSSFLLLGQEEYNEHRAVVTHAVFNPSGTLVASADIDGVVKLWSPSPSPRTHCGVVVKSSVTAVEWLPRGERLLLVATKTATLRLFDTRDKKTVWELGPETCHVLKDQRIMGVKMSPSETSAVVSVVPRVRPQGTSTSPAPPALHTLDMKSQKIDSSYKLEGGVVNSCIMNHNGGLLVCGCNDGSVRIIDLRRPDVVASWPAHQGEVFTVRLSPQENNIYTIGSDNRFACWSMAQTGAHIMDQVLHERAAGPFLVGVGGASGGSGGRSVLLRPYGPLFALHQDGEHLLTCSPTGPIIYKVGDTGLEQVMAMGSSKTPVMTVDWCHTLQCGTSVAAALDGSVSVATLMHQ, from the exons ATGTCACATATTCAGTATCTCGACGACCTGGTCAAGGAATATCTGCTCTTCCGCGGCTTCACGCACACTCTTAGGACACTCGACAATGAAATCAAGATCGACAAGGACAAGGGCTTCAGG GTGGACCGACTGGTGGACCAGATTGTCAGCAGCATCCAGACCTATGACCTCCTGGGGCTGCGGGAGCTGTGGGCACACCTCGACAGGAGAATATTTGCCCGCCTGCCCCACACACTGCTCCCCT GTGTGCGGAAACTTGAGACCAGCATCCTGCGCCTGTACGTTGTCAACACCATCCAGACCAacaagaatgagaagctgaccgAATTCTTTGAGAAGATGGCAGCAGACTTGCAGAGTCAGACAGAGTGGCGAGAGTGGTTCA TTTTGCCTTACCtgaagggggtggaggagaaCCCATCCTTCGCCATGTACTTCACACGGCAGTGgcaagacactcttctggtctCCCTGCACAACTTCTTTGCCGTCATCTTCCAG AGCCTAGAGCTGCCCACCCTGGCCAGCTACCAAGAGGAGGCCTCCAAGATTGCGCGTTTGCAGGAGGAGAATGAGCAGCTTCGTGTCCGCCTTTCAGCCCTCACCACCAGCGACCAGAGCAGCCTGGAGCTTCTGAATGCCCCCGaacctcctccccccccacacCTCATGGATGACTTCTACAACATTGccca AGAAGCGCCATCAACTGACAATCAAGGGAAATTCATCAAGAACATTTTGTTTGGCTTCGGCGCCGGGTTGCCCACCTCCCCGATCCTGGGGCGGCGAGGGGCCACGGCCACAACCACAATCCCGGCAGCCACGGCACCCCAGCAGGCCAGCCCATCCACCACCCAGGCCCCAGCAGGCACTCAG GTGTCCAGCCACTCAGCATTAAGAAGAACCTCCACACAAGTTCCagctgaggaaaagaaaagaactagaTCGTCAAGTGTTGCTGGTACTTCTTCCAA TCGCAACAGTGTACCAGAGCACGTCCCTGTCAAGAGACTGGTCCAGGCCACTTCTGTTGCAGGGGGACGTTCCTCTCGCTCCCCAACCAAGGCCCGGCCGCAGGAGGAGCTATCAGTGTCCTCCAAGCTGGATGTGACAAGCGACAAGTCATCCTTCCTGCTGTTGGGACAG GAGGAGTACAATGAGCACAGGGCAGTGGTGACACACGCAGTGTTCAACCCCTCTGGCACCCTGGTGGCCTCTGCAGACATCGATGGCGTGGTGAAGCTTTGgtcaccctccccttccccaag AACACACTgtggggtggtggtgaagagctCAGTCACGGCAGTGGAGTGGCTACCAAGAGGGGAACGCCTCCTCCTGGTGGCCACCAAGACAGCTACCCTGCGTCTCTTTGACACTAGAGACAAGAAGACTGTATGGGAGCTTGGGCCGGAGACTTGCCACGTTCTCAAGGATCAGAG GATAATGGGAGTGAAGATGAGTCCCAGTGAAACGAGTGCAGTGGTGAGCGTGGTGCCTCGAGTCCGGCCACAgggcacctccacctccccggCACCCCCAGCTCTCCACACCCTGGACATGAAGAGCCAAAAGATTGAT AGTTCTTACAAGCTGGAGGGTGGTGTGGTGAACAGCTGCATCATGAACCACAACGGGGGGCTGCTGGTGTGTGGCTGCAATGACGGCTCAGTGCGCATCATTGACCTGCGGCGGCCTGACGTGGTGGCATCCTGGCCCGCCCACCAGGGAGAGGTGTTCACTGTGCGACTCTCACCACAGGAGAACAACATCTACACTATTGGCAGTGACAACAGG TTTGCCTGCTGGAGCATGGCCCAGACTGGAGCACACATCATGGATCAGGTGCTGCATGAGCGTGCCGCCGGGCCCTTCCTAGTGGGGGTGGGTGGGGCCTCAGGAGGGTCTGGGGGGCGCAGTGTTCTCCTCCGGCCATATGGACCACTCTTTGCTCTGCACCAGGATGGAGAGCACCTGCTTACCTGCTCTCCCACAGGACCGATTATCTATAAG GTTGGAGACACAGGGCTGGAGCAGGTTATGGCGATGGGCAGCAGCAAGACTCCAGTGATGACCGTGGACTGGTGCCACACCCTGCAGTGCGGCACCTCTGTTGCCGCCGCCCTGGATGGCTCGGTCTCAGTGGCCACACTCATGCACCAGTAA